Proteins from a genomic interval of Aureimonas sp. AU20:
- a CDS encoding ABC transporter ATP-binding protein, translating to MPPSDTDKRASADDKDIIIRATDVTVRFGSKTILEGLSLDVRRGEILGFVGASGTGKSVLLRTILGLNPKQGGKIEVFGTDYDKASEAERLAVEQRWGVLFQQGALFSSLTVLENIQVPMREYLDISPKLMEELARLKIDLVGLAPDAAEKFPSELSGGMIKRAALARALALDPDIVFLDEPTSGLDPIGAADFDELIMTLRDTLGLTVYMVTHDLDSLFMACDRIAVLGNKKVLVEGPLETMLENDDPWVRSYFHGKRARTVVPKDENPHYAAKDSDGN from the coding sequence ATGCCGCCATCGGATACTGACAAGCGCGCTTCGGCCGACGACAAGGACATCATCATCCGCGCCACGGATGTGACGGTTCGCTTCGGCTCGAAGACCATTCTGGAAGGCCTGTCGCTCGACGTTCGGCGCGGCGAAATCCTCGGCTTCGTCGGTGCCTCGGGCACCGGCAAGTCGGTGCTGCTGCGCACGATCCTCGGTCTCAACCCCAAGCAGGGCGGCAAGATCGAGGTGTTCGGCACCGACTACGACAAGGCGAGCGAGGCCGAACGCCTCGCCGTGGAGCAGCGCTGGGGCGTCCTGTTCCAGCAGGGCGCACTCTTCTCGTCGCTGACGGTCCTGGAGAACATTCAGGTTCCCATGCGCGAGTATCTCGACATCTCGCCCAAGCTCATGGAAGAGCTGGCGCGGCTGAAGATCGATCTGGTTGGGCTGGCACCGGATGCGGCGGAGAAGTTCCCCTCCGAGCTTTCGGGAGGCATGATCAAGCGCGCCGCGCTCGCCCGCGCCCTGGCGCTCGATCCCGATATCGTCTTTTTGGACGAGCCCACCTCCGGCCTCGATCCGATCGGCGCCGCCGATTTCGACGAACTCATCATGACGCTGCGCGATACGCTGGGGCTCACCGTCTATATGGTGACCCACGATCTCGACAGCCTTTTCATGGCGTGCGATCGAATCGCGGTGCTCGGCAATAAGAAGGTCCTCGTGGAAGGCCCGCTCGAGACCATGCTCGAGAACGACGATCCCTGGGTGCGCTCCTATTTCCATGGCAAGCGTGCCCGCACCGTCGTGCCGAAGGACGAAAACCCGCATTATGCGGCAAAGGACAGTGATGGAAACTAG
- a CDS encoding MlaD family protein, with the protein METRANYVLVGIFTVVVLALSFGFVYWSANVSDRDQRTTLLIRIEGSVSGLSQGSQVLFNGLNVGTVQSLRIDPNNPRVVIATTQVDRTTPITTSTTATIGFQGLTGIGFIGLTGGNVNDRNILASASEQGTTPVIRANPSDVTDILATARDIADRANNILGEFESIVQAVGPSVRTTAENVAQTSTNVRTFTDSLAANADQIDDFLGSLARLSTSANNVAERLPPLIDRVGNFIAALNVGAVNDSIQNIAAITQTVRGQTDNVVTALQSIGDTARSLGSIGEVIRQNTPSVNAFLGRLDPISDSANRVAQRLDTTLENVNRITASVNPDQVRSVVDNVSGFAAALNGQSSRIGTVVAATDTVLATLNNALTGLNGTRARVDGLLAGVRANDISRAVNNVSSATTNIASAADSVRAVADDIGNRREDINSIITNTRDTTSNLRTASAQAQTLISSVNNLVNSPDGQGLTAEARDTLRTIRQTAQTIQAAVGPISSNLNSFTGQGLQEARNLIREATRAVTRIEQAVTDLSANPSRIIFGGDGAGGGEIRQFDGRARR; encoded by the coding sequence ATGGAAACTAGAGCGAACTATGTCCTCGTCGGCATCTTCACGGTTGTCGTCCTCGCGTTGAGCTTCGGCTTCGTCTACTGGTCCGCCAATGTCTCCGACCGGGACCAGCGCACGACGCTGTTGATCCGCATCGAGGGTTCGGTCTCCGGCCTCAGTCAGGGCAGCCAGGTCCTGTTCAACGGCCTGAATGTCGGTACGGTGCAGAGCTTGCGCATCGACCCGAACAATCCGCGTGTCGTGATCGCGACGACGCAGGTCGACCGCACGACGCCCATCACCACCTCCACCACCGCGACGATCGGTTTCCAGGGCCTGACGGGCATCGGCTTCATCGGCCTCACCGGCGGCAACGTCAACGATCGCAACATCCTGGCGTCTGCCTCCGAGCAGGGGACCACGCCGGTCATCCGCGCCAATCCGTCCGACGTCACCGACATTCTGGCGACCGCGCGCGATATCGCGGACCGGGCCAACAACATTCTCGGCGAGTTCGAATCGATCGTGCAGGCCGTCGGCCCGTCCGTTCGCACCACGGCCGAGAACGTCGCGCAGACCTCGACCAATGTTCGAACCTTCACGGACAGTCTGGCCGCGAACGCCGACCAGATCGACGACTTCCTCGGCAGCCTGGCGCGCCTGTCCACCAGCGCCAACAATGTCGCCGAGCGCCTGCCGCCGCTGATCGACCGGGTCGGCAATTTCATCGCCGCCCTCAACGTCGGCGCGGTGAACGACTCGATCCAGAACATCGCCGCCATTACGCAGACGGTGCGCGGCCAGACCGACAATGTCGTCACCGCTCTTCAGTCGATCGGCGACACGGCCCGCAGCCTGGGCTCGATCGGCGAAGTGATCCGGCAGAACACGCCGAGCGTCAACGCTTTCCTCGGGCGCCTCGATCCGATCAGCGATTCGGCGAACCGCGTGGCGCAGCGCCTCGACACCACGCTCGAGAACGTCAACCGCATTACGGCGTCGGTGAACCCCGACCAAGTGCGCTCCGTGGTCGACAACGTCTCGGGTTTCGCGGCCGCGCTGAATGGCCAGTCGAGCCGCATCGGCACGGTGGTCGCCGCCACCGACACGGTTCTCGCCACGCTGAACAACGCACTGACGGGCCTCAACGGGACGCGGGCGCGGGTGGATGGCCTCCTTGCGGGCGTGCGCGCCAACGACATCTCGCGTGCGGTCAACAACGTCTCCTCGGCCACGACCAATATTGCGAGCGCGGCGGACTCGGTGCGCGCCGTCGCCGACGACATCGGCAATCGTCGCGAGGATATCAACTCGATCATCACCAACACGCGCGACACGACGTCGAACCTGCGCACGGCTTCGGCCCAGGCGCAGACGCTCATCAGCTCGGTCAACAACCTCGTCAACAGCCCGGACGGGCAGGGCCTGACGGCTGAAGCGCGCGACACGCTGCGCACCATCCGCCAGACAGCGCAAACCATCCAGGCGGCGGTCGGACCCATCTCGTCCAACCTCAACAGCTTTACGGGCCAGGGGCTGCAGGAAGCGCGCAACCTCATCCGCGAAGCGACGCGGGCGGTGACGCGGATCGAGCAGGCGGTTACCGATCTGTCCGCCAACCCGAGCCGCATCATTTTCGGCGGCGACGGCGCCGGTGGCGGCGAGATCCGCCAGTTCGATGGCCGGGCCCGGCGCTGA
- a CDS encoding ABC-type transport auxiliary lipoprotein family protein codes for MAGKASHKFVSVSLLAVLLSGCASLKQPPATFELSAPAPAVSRSAATRAQILIPEPTASKSLDSQQIVIRPTPQTIETLGASQWSDRLPRLVQLRLLQAFQNTGRVGAVGVPGQGLAIDYQVVTELRRFEVSVEGGGTTAVVEIAVKALNDRTGVVRSTRIFRGTAPVTAAGNPAYVAALDQAFGQVADEIVAWTLKLI; via the coding sequence ATGGCAGGCAAGGCCTCTCACAAGTTCGTTTCGGTCTCGCTCCTGGCCGTGCTCCTGTCGGGATGCGCGTCACTGAAGCAGCCGCCCGCGACCTTCGAACTTTCGGCTCCGGCGCCCGCCGTCAGCCGCAGCGCGGCGACGCGCGCTCAGATCCTCATCCCCGAGCCGACCGCCTCCAAGTCGCTCGACAGCCAGCAGATCGTCATCCGCCCGACGCCGCAGACGATCGAGACGCTCGGCGCCAGTCAGTGGAGCGACCGTCTTCCGCGCCTCGTGCAGCTTCGCCTGCTTCAGGCGTTCCAGAACACGGGCCGCGTGGGTGCCGTCGGCGTTCCCGGCCAAGGCCTCGCGATCGACTATCAGGTCGTCACCGAGCTGCGCCGCTTCGAGGTGAGCGTGGAGGGCGGCGGCACGACCGCCGTGGTTGAGATCGCCGTCAAGGCGCTGAACGATCGCACGGGTGTCGTGCGCAGCACGCGCATCTTCCGTGGCACCGCTCCCGTCACCGCCGCCGGCAACCCGGCCTATGTCGCTGCGCTGGATCAGGCCTTCGGACAGGTCGCCGACGAGATCGTCGCCTGGACTTTGAAGCTGATCTGA